A single Lancefieldella parvula DSM 20469 DNA region contains:
- a CDS encoding energy-coupling factor transporter transmembrane component T family protein yields the protein MALKISVGQYYHANSPIHRLNPNVKCLAALLLMLTTFFIRTAPQLALLVVGALCLLVIAKIPVKQVLMSIIPIAWLLIFLSLFDLLLTREGTVLVSWSIFTITDVGAWSAFLYPMRILSAILIGALLLLTTTQTDLGNAFEAACAPLSKIGLPGKEIAMVFSLMLRFIPTLAGDAVSISEAQTARAGDVVSGSLPKRLRATLSIVVALLASSLRHANNLSKALDARHYVAGASRTRWHQPTFGAREAIALGVTACFIALVFVLA from the coding sequence TTAACCCCAACGTTAAATGTCTGGCTGCGCTCCTACTGATGCTCACAACGTTTTTTATCCGCACTGCACCACAGCTCGCGCTGCTTGTAGTAGGCGCACTCTGCCTGCTTGTCATAGCAAAAATCCCCGTCAAACAAGTACTCATGTCAATCATCCCGATTGCCTGGCTTTTAATCTTCCTCTCACTCTTTGACCTGTTGCTTACGCGAGAAGGAACAGTACTTGTTTCCTGGTCAATCTTCACTATCACCGATGTGGGAGCATGGAGCGCCTTTCTCTACCCTATGCGCATTTTATCTGCAATTTTAATTGGTGCATTGCTTCTGCTTACCACAACTCAAACTGATCTGGGCAATGCCTTTGAAGCAGCTTGCGCACCGCTCTCAAAAATTGGCTTGCCTGGTAAAGAAATTGCCATGGTTTTCTCGCTTATGCTGCGTTTTATTCCAACGCTTGCAGGCGACGCCGTGTCTATTTCCGAGGCTCAAACCGCTCGCGCAGGAGACGTAGTTTCAGGCTCGCTTCCTAAAAGACTTCGCGCTACTCTCTCTATTGTGGTGGCACTTTTGGCAAGTTCACTCAGACACGCCAACAATCTCTCCAAGGCACTTGATGCTCGTCACTATGTAGCAGGGGCTTCTCGCACACGTTGGCATCAACCAACCTTTGGCGCTCGCGAGGCAATTGCCTTGGGAGTAACTGCCTGTTTTATCGCCCTTGTCTTTGTTCTGGCATAA